One stretch of Candidatus Eisenbacteria bacterium DNA includes these proteins:
- a CDS encoding SRPBCC family protein: MPAMAFVLVGFAFGGCGGRTVDWSAPENLLYRESQTEQAGGALLEYWSLLDLPCQPVFDALTDIEHYPDFIPGVDSVSLIEQSPTSKTVQIAQRVIGRQSSAKVEWTFDRDKRKVDFRTLQSDLTYNDGNYQLEGSPDGKRCLVHSSYLVKEGKGLSLAALAQATRETFTAAARGLRKRAAQPRT; the protein is encoded by the coding sequence GTTCGTCCTCGTGGGGTTCGCGTTCGGCGGCTGTGGCGGCCGCACCGTCGACTGGAGCGCACCGGAGAACCTGCTCTACCGGGAGAGCCAGACCGAGCAGGCCGGCGGCGCGCTCCTCGAGTACTGGTCGCTGCTCGATCTGCCGTGCCAGCCCGTCTTCGACGCGCTCACCGACATCGAGCACTATCCCGACTTCATTCCGGGCGTCGACAGCGTCTCGCTGATCGAGCAGTCGCCGACGTCGAAGACGGTGCAGATCGCGCAGCGCGTGATCGGCCGCCAGTCGAGCGCCAAGGTCGAGTGGACCTTCGATCGCGACAAGAGGAAGGTCGATTTTCGCACGCTGCAGAGCGATCTCACGTACAACGACGGCAACTACCAGCTCGAGGGTTCGCCCGACGGCAAGCGCTGCCTCGTCCACTCGAGCTACCTGGTGAAGGAAGGCAAGGGGCTCTCGCTCGCGGCGCTGGCGCAAGCGACGCGCGAGACGTTCACGGCGGCGGCGCGCGGGCTCCGCAAGCGCGCCGCGCAGCCGCGCACCTGA
- a CDS encoding flavin reductase family protein, whose translation MLDPKDLRRVMGHFATGVTIVTTRGADGTPYGLTANAFTSLSLDPPLCLVCVDRKAESFAHFYDSKVFTVNILTREQEDLSNRFAKSGGDKFTGVATAPGHHGAPLIAGALATIECRITATHDSGDHVIHIGHVEHVQVNGGDPLLFFQGRYRRLVEA comes from the coding sequence ATGCTCGATCCGAAGGACCTCCGCCGCGTCATGGGCCATTTTGCGACCGGCGTCACCATCGTCACGACGCGCGGCGCGGACGGCACCCCGTACGGGCTCACCGCCAACGCGTTCACGTCGCTGTCGCTCGATCCCCCCCTCTGTCTCGTGTGCGTCGACCGCAAGGCGGAGAGCTTCGCGCACTTCTACGACTCGAAGGTCTTCACCGTGAACATCCTGACGCGCGAGCAGGAGGACCTGTCGAACCGCTTCGCGAAGTCGGGTGGCGACAAGTTCACGGGCGTCGCCACGGCGCCGGGACATCACGGTGCGCCGCTCATCGCCGGGGCGCTCGCGACGATCGAATGTCGCATCACGGCGACCCACGACAGCGGCGACCACGTGATCCACATCGGACACGTCGAGCACGTCCAGGTGAACGGGGGCGATCCGCTCCTCTTCTTCCAGGGCAGATACCGCCGCCTCGTCGAGGCCTGA